In the Bombus pyrosoma isolate SC7728 linkage group LG15, ASM1482585v1, whole genome shotgun sequence genome, one interval contains:
- the LOC122575840 gene encoding putative mediator of RNA polymerase II transcription subunit 26 isoform X4 encodes MSVLNQSGEDAVECPLCMEPLEVDDLNFFPCTCGYQICRFCWHRIRTDENGLCPACRKAYSENPADFKPLSMEEIARLKAEKRLKDQQRKQRVTENRKHLANVRVVQKNLVFVVGLPLRLADADTLKRHEYFGKFGKIHKVVINQSTSYAGSQGPSASAYVTYQRQEDALRAIEAVNNVVMDGRTIKTSLGTTKYCSHFMRNQPCPKPDCMYLHDLGDQEASFTKEEMHQGKHQEYERKLVQSLHASHASHASAQRKPTPSPSVTGSIVRENGTSNSQAKEAWPSLQTGQTNSSQTNCKELSPPSQTTSQQNNMTNGSSTTNQQSHVSSGSSTQQNNNNKGENMNIRRGKSNSESKAQAARNKHKNCQNKEKHSTRTTSRSESSSIGTQNNVQSQINGQKDIRNFSSESNSDVLQKLGSKCKSEQQPQPQQPPPQQQSQQQSNKGSKLVQHQQQQQQQQQQQQSQELKVNGIMQNGERRHSDSETDQQREGSTPASTISSTEDPNVNHQVEHLTESSEENSGAAILGSSPASTNSSQGANQQPPPGLHNGSQIQFNHRSIFQTDNNSFFNSNTFQKISTTTSVPPTSLTANPNLNWTTTGLASIPDSLPIVQSSEDWQAAFGFQPETSQTNHVVQKSSPSSSPGVNFNSEGFVDEEVYANLQYTTLSEPSGTFTSSLLVNSPASKFMADFQQNSLQQRLALQAQQNQENCEYIKQNGHATMEEVRNHKESGSDIKPDDDLGFDPFHETQKALAELMENEMQIQQQRFQQQQQQQQQQQREREEQNRVQHQQNIANLGQQHFPQVAHIAHLQQQAQHLQNLQVIQQSHSLLSRLPQNLLQSGTQSPAQSTVAAASLGQRSRLPPPGFPGSTPNHMNSFGLGIPRPAPTNNALSVCCLQEHNHHNKIPIFQMETLF; translated from the exons ATGTCAGTATTGAATCAAAGTGGAGAAGATGCAGTGGAATGTCCTTTGTGTATGGAACCATTGGAAGTGGAtgatttgaatttctttccatGTACTTGTGGATATCAAATATGTAGATTTTGCTGGCATAGAATTCGTACAGATGAGAATGGTTTATGCCCTGCTTGTCGGAAGGCCTATTCTGAAAATCCTGCCGATTTTAAACCTCTCAGTATGGAAGAAATTGCAAG ATTAAAAGCAGAAAAGAGATTAAAAGATCAGCAACGTAAGCAAAGGGTTACAGAAAACCGTAAACATCTAGCAAATGTGAGAGTAGTACAAAAAAATCTAGTATTTGTAGTAGGATTACCATTGAGACTTGCGGATGCTGAT acATTAAAGCGGCatgaatattttggaaaatttggcAAAATTCACAAGGTTGTAATAAATCAAAGCACTTCCTATGCAGGGTCTCAAGGCCCTAGTGCTTCAGCTTACGTTACTTATCAG cGTCAAGAAGATGCACTACGTGCTATAGAGGCTGTGAATAACGTTGTTATGGATGGACGGACAATTAAAACGTCGCTAGGAACAACAAAGTATTGTTCACATTTTATGCGTAATCAGCCTTGTCCAAAACCAGATTGTATGTATTTACATGATCTTGGGGACCAGGAGGCATCATTTACAAAAGAAGAGATGCATCAGGGCAAACATCAAGAATATGAGCGTAAACTTGTACAATCATTACATGCGTCACATGCGTCACATGCATCTGCACAacg GAAACCAACACCATCACCATCAGTGACAGGCAGTATTGTTAGAGAGAATGGAACTTCAAATTCTCAAGCCAAAGAAGCTTGGCCATCGTTACAAACTGGACAGACAAATA GTTCacaaacaaattgtaaagaattATCACCGCCATCACAAACAACTTCTCAGCAAAACAACATGACAAACGGAAGTAGTACAACAAACCAGCAGAGTCATGTATCCTCTGGTAGTTCAACACAAcagaacaataataataaaggtgaaaatatgaatatacgGAGAGGAAAAAGTAATAGTGAAAGTAAAGCTCAAGCAGCACGGAATAAACacaaaaattgtcaaaataaagaaaaacataGTACACGGACAACTTCCCGATCAGAATCTAGCTCTATTGGTACACAAAATAATGTGCAATCACAAATTAATGGACAAAAggatattagaaatttttcctCCGAATCGAATAGTGACGTACTACAGAAATTGGGTAGTAAGTGTAAATCGGAACAACAACCACAACCACAGCAGCCACCACCTCAACAACAATCACAACAGCAAAGTAATAAAGGATCTAAATTAGTTCAGCAccaacagcagcaacaacaacaacaacagcagcaacaatCTCAAGAACTTAAAGTAAATGGAATAATGCAGAACGGAGAACGTCGGCATTCGGATAGTGAAACAGATCAACAACGTGAAGGTAGTACACCGGCTAGTACAATTTCGAGTACGGAAGATCCGAATGTGAATCATCAAGTGGAACATTTAACAGAATCAAGTGAGGAGAACAGTGGTGCTGCTATTTTGG GTTCCTCTCCAGCTAGCACAAATTCATCACAAGGTGCCAATCAACAGCCACCACCAGGACTACATAATGGGTCTCAAATACAATTCaatcatcgatcgatctttCAGACGGACAATAATAGTTTCTTCAATTCAAACACTTTCCAGAAAATCTCTACCACCACCTCAGTGCCACCTACTTCTTTGACAG CAAATCCAAACCTGAATTGGACAACCACAGGCTTAGCTTCTATTCCTGATTCTTTGCCAATTGTTCAATCCAGTGAAGATTGGCAAGCAGCTTTTGGTTTTCAACCTGAAACTTCACAAACAAATCATGTTGTACAAAAGTCCAGTCCTTCTAGTTCGCCAGGAGTGAATTTCAATTCTGAAGGTTTCGTAGATGAAGAAGTTTATGCTAATCTACAGTACACTACTCTATCAGAACCTTCTGGTACTTTTACATCAAGCTTGCTTGTTAATTCTCCTGCATCTAAATTCATGGCAGATTTTCAACAAAACTCATTGCAACAAAGGCTTGCTCTGCAG GCACAACAAAATCAAGAAAACTgtgaatatataaaacaaaatggtcATGCTACTATGGAGGAAGTTAGGAACCATAAAGAATCTGGTTCAGATATAAAGCCTGATGATGATCTAGGTTTTGATCCTTTCCATGAAACACAGAAAGCTTTGGCTGAACttatggaaaatgaaatgcaAATTCAACAACAAAGGTttcagcagcaacaacaacaacaacaacagcaacaaagagaacgagaagagCAAAATAGGGTACAACATCAACAGAATATTGCAAACCTCGGTCAACAACATTTTCCACAG GTCGCCCATATAGCACATTTGCAACAGCAGGCCCAACATCTGCAGAATCTACAAGTTATTCAACAGTCGCATTCCTTGCTGTCTCGTCTTCcacaaaatttgttacaaagtGGTACCCAAAGCCCTGCTCAGAGTACTGTGGCTGCTGCTAGTTTGGGACAACGTAGCCGCCTTCCACCACCAGGTTTCCCTGGTTCTACACCAAATCACATGAATTCTTTTGGTCTTGGTATACCGCGACCGGCTCCCACGAACAATGCTCTTTCGG TGTGCTGTTTACAGGAGCACAACCACCACAACAAAATACCTATCTTCCAAATGGAAACCCTCTTCTGA